The Sporosarcina ureae genome includes a region encoding these proteins:
- the dnaJ gene encoding molecular chaperone DnaJ, whose translation MSKRDYYEVLGVSKSATKEEIRKAYRTLSKKYHPDLNKEADAEVKFKEVTEAFEVLSDENKRAEYDQYGHNGPGAGFGGFGGGGADGFGFEDIFSTFFGGSARRRDPNAPQKGNDLQYTMTVDFMDAIFGKETEIDIPREEECDTCDGTGAKKGTSVKTCTECNGSGEVSFAQNTPFGQVVNRRTCPTCQGTGKIIPEKCETCRGKGRVTKNKVIKITIPAGVDQGQRLRVGGQGEAGINGGPPGDLYIVFNVRPHKRFIREEDDIILELNLTFPQASLGDELEVQTVHGKVKLKIPAGTQNGTTFRLRGKGVPNVHGHGTGDQHVIVKVLTPKKMTERQKELLREFASIEGESPDEYSSSFFDKIKRTFKGE comes from the coding sequence ATGAGTAAACGAGATTACTATGAGGTGCTAGGCGTATCTAAATCTGCTACAAAGGAAGAGATCCGCAAAGCATACCGTACACTTTCTAAAAAGTACCATCCGGACTTGAACAAAGAAGCGGATGCAGAAGTGAAATTTAAAGAAGTAACAGAAGCATTTGAAGTCCTAAGCGACGAGAATAAGAGAGCGGAATATGACCAATATGGTCACAACGGCCCTGGTGCAGGCTTTGGAGGATTTGGTGGCGGAGGTGCAGATGGCTTCGGTTTCGAAGATATCTTCAGCACGTTCTTCGGTGGCAGTGCAAGAAGAAGAGATCCAAATGCTCCACAAAAAGGTAACGATTTGCAATACACGATGACAGTCGACTTCATGGATGCGATTTTCGGTAAAGAAACAGAAATTGATATCCCGCGTGAAGAAGAGTGTGACACGTGTGACGGTACAGGTGCCAAAAAAGGTACTAGCGTCAAAACATGTACGGAATGTAATGGTTCGGGTGAGGTTTCTTTCGCTCAAAACACGCCATTTGGTCAAGTCGTGAATCGCAGAACATGTCCTACATGTCAGGGTACAGGTAAAATTATTCCTGAAAAATGTGAAACATGCCGAGGCAAAGGTCGCGTAACGAAAAACAAAGTGATTAAAATCACGATACCTGCTGGTGTAGACCAAGGTCAACGTCTACGTGTAGGCGGTCAAGGCGAAGCGGGTATTAATGGAGGACCTCCTGGAGACTTATACATCGTCTTTAACGTGCGTCCACATAAACGTTTCATTCGTGAAGAAGACGATATTATATTGGAATTGAACTTGACGTTCCCACAAGCATCACTTGGAGACGAACTCGAAGTCCAAACGGTACATGGAAAAGTGAAGCTAAAGATTCCGGCTGGTACACAAAACGGCACAACTTTCCGTCTACGCGGAAAAGGAGTTCCAAACGTACACGGACACGGAACAGGCGATCAGCACGTCATCGTTAAAGTGCTTACACCGAAAAAGATGACCGAGCGACAAAAGGAATTACTACGTGAGTTTGCATCAATTGAAGGAGAATCACCAGATGAGTATTCCAGCTCATTCTTCGATAAAATCAAACGCACTTTTAAAGGTGAATGA
- the prmA gene encoding 50S ribosomal protein L11 methyltransferase has product MKWSEVSVHTTHEATEAVANILHEAGASGVVIEDSEEPGKERVDQYGEIYALDKEDFPSDGVIIKAYLPVTSFINETVENLELEIEGLRQFSLNPGRFTIGITEVDEEDWANSWKQYFHPVKISKRFTIVPTWEEYTPVESDELLIELDPGMAFGTGTHPTTVLCLQALEKYLEPDQTIVDVGTGSGVLAIGAALLGAKHITALDLDEVAVRAAQENVAYNQADDRITVLKGNLLDSIEEPPDMIIANILADVIMSFSQDAYQLVKPGGLFITSGIIGAKRDEVRNDLIAQGFEIVETVLMEDWVAIIARKGSE; this is encoded by the coding sequence GTGAAATGGTCTGAAGTTTCCGTGCACACGACACATGAAGCAACTGAGGCAGTAGCGAACATCTTGCATGAAGCAGGCGCGAGCGGAGTCGTTATTGAAGACTCTGAAGAACCTGGTAAAGAACGAGTAGACCAGTATGGCGAAATATATGCACTAGATAAAGAAGACTTCCCAAGTGATGGGGTTATTATCAAAGCATATTTGCCTGTCACTAGTTTCATCAACGAAACAGTTGAAAACCTTGAATTGGAAATTGAAGGTCTTCGTCAATTTTCATTAAATCCTGGACGCTTTACTATAGGCATTACAGAAGTAGATGAAGAAGATTGGGCTAACTCCTGGAAACAATACTTCCATCCTGTCAAAATATCAAAGCGTTTTACCATTGTTCCTACATGGGAAGAGTATACACCTGTGGAATCTGATGAATTGCTCATCGAATTGGATCCAGGTATGGCCTTCGGTACGGGTACACACCCTACGACAGTCCTCTGTTTACAAGCACTAGAGAAGTATCTCGAACCAGATCAGACGATTGTCGATGTTGGAACAGGTTCAGGTGTACTAGCAATCGGTGCTGCCTTACTAGGTGCCAAACACATTACCGCGCTTGACTTGGATGAAGTAGCTGTACGCGCTGCACAGGAAAATGTCGCGTATAACCAAGCAGATGATCGCATCACGGTTTTAAAGGGGAATCTTCTCGATTCAATTGAAGAACCTCCTGATATGATCATTGCGAATATATTGGCGGATGTCATTATGTCATTTTCCCAAGATGCTTACCAACTCGTCAAACCAGGCGGACTATTCATTACATCAGGTATTATCGGTGCGAAACGGGACGAAGTACGTAACGACCTGATAGCACAAGGTTTTGAAATTGTGGAAACGGTGCTTATGGAAGATTGGGTAGCGATCATTGCGCGTAAGGGTAGTGAATAA
- a CDS encoding 16S rRNA (uracil(1498)-N(3))-methyltransferase: MQRYFLNQPFNEQRQVAISGDDYKHIVKVMRMTPGQEILTVYDGVASVAMIDSISEDVVTVSEQRQLDQYNELPISVTIACGLPKGDKLDLITQKSTELGMSRLIPFAAKRSIVKWDAKKGDKRIERLQKIAKEAAEQCHRNQVPEILSVQSVKQLIMYTDSFDVKLFADEEDAKSEVPHKIADRLKNMYHEQSIVIVFGPEGGLAREEVTQLQEAGFHPVSLGPRILRTETAPLYVLSAMSYEFE, from the coding sequence ATGCAACGTTATTTCTTGAATCAGCCATTTAATGAGCAACGTCAAGTAGCAATTAGCGGAGATGATTATAAACATATTGTGAAAGTGATGCGTATGACGCCGGGTCAGGAAATACTGACAGTTTATGATGGTGTTGCGTCGGTAGCGATGATTGACAGTATTTCTGAAGACGTTGTTACTGTTTCAGAGCAGCGACAATTGGACCAATATAATGAGTTGCCGATTTCTGTAACGATTGCTTGTGGATTGCCTAAAGGCGATAAACTCGATTTGATCACGCAAAAAAGTACTGAACTTGGTATGAGCCGATTGATTCCCTTTGCGGCGAAACGGTCGATTGTCAAATGGGATGCTAAAAAAGGCGACAAACGTATAGAGCGTTTGCAAAAAATTGCCAAGGAAGCTGCTGAACAATGTCATCGCAATCAAGTGCCAGAGATTTTATCCGTCCAAAGCGTCAAGCAACTGATCATGTATACAGATTCCTTTGATGTCAAATTATTTGCGGATGAAGAAGATGCGAAAAGCGAAGTTCCGCATAAGATTGCAGACCGTCTGAAAAACATGTATCATGAACAATCGATAGTAATTGTTTTTGGACCGGAAGGCGGATTAGCGCGGGAAGAAGTTACTCAACTTCAAGAAGCAGGTTTCCATCCAGTGTCGTTAGGACCTAGAATCTTGCGCACGGAAACAGCTCCTTTATATGTATTATCCGCAATGTCTTATGAATTTGAATGA
- the mtaB gene encoding tRNA (N(6)-L-threonylcarbamoyladenosine(37)-C(2))-methylthiotransferase MtaB: MSSVAFHTLGCKVNHYETEAIWQLFQEADYERVEFDKNSDVYVINTCTVTNTGDKKSRQVIRRAIRKNPDAVICVTGCYAQTSPAEIMAIPGVDIVVGTQDRSKLLGLIEQFREERQPINAVRNIMKNRVYEELDVPSFTDRTRASLKIQEGCNNFCTFCIIPWARGLMRSRDPEEVIHQAQQLVDAGYLEIVLTGIHTGGYGEDLKGYNLARLLRDLEQQVKGLKRLRISSIEASQLTDEVIDVLRESNIVVRHLHIPIQSGSDTVLKRMRRKYTMEFFSDRLKRLNEALPDLAITSDVIVGFPGETEEEFMETYHFIRDHKFSELHVFPYSKRTGTPAARMEDQVDEEVKNERVHRLLTLNDQLAKNYAARFEGEVLEVIPEESFKHDTEQNLYVGYTDNYLKVVLPADETMIGQIVKVKITKAGYPYNEGQPVRVLTEEKITM, encoded by the coding sequence ATGTCTTCAGTTGCTTTTCATACACTAGGCTGCAAAGTGAATCATTATGAAACAGAAGCGATTTGGCAACTATTTCAAGAAGCAGACTATGAAAGAGTAGAGTTTGATAAGAATTCTGATGTCTATGTTATTAATACATGTACCGTTACAAACACCGGTGATAAAAAGAGCCGACAAGTAATTCGTCGTGCCATTCGTAAAAATCCAGATGCAGTAATCTGTGTAACAGGTTGTTATGCACAAACATCCCCGGCAGAAATCATGGCAATTCCTGGTGTGGATATTGTGGTCGGTACACAAGATCGTTCAAAACTACTTGGGCTGATCGAACAATTCCGTGAAGAGCGCCAGCCGATCAATGCGGTGCGCAATATTATGAAAAACCGTGTATATGAAGAACTTGATGTACCTTCATTTACAGACCGCACGCGTGCTTCGTTAAAAATACAAGAAGGGTGTAATAACTTCTGTACGTTTTGTATCATTCCATGGGCTAGAGGATTGATGCGCTCACGTGATCCTGAAGAAGTTATTCATCAAGCACAACAACTCGTCGACGCGGGTTATCTTGAAATCGTTTTGACAGGCATTCATACAGGTGGGTACGGTGAAGACCTAAAAGGTTATAACCTAGCTCGTCTATTGCGTGATTTGGAACAACAAGTAAAAGGGTTAAAACGACTTCGTATTAGTTCAATCGAAGCGAGCCAATTAACAGATGAAGTGATCGATGTATTGCGCGAATCCAATATAGTCGTACGTCATTTGCATATTCCAATTCAATCGGGTTCAGATACTGTACTAAAACGGATGCGTCGTAAATACACAATGGAATTCTTCTCTGATCGTCTCAAGCGTTTGAATGAAGCGTTGCCGGATCTTGCGATTACATCCGATGTCATTGTAGGTTTCCCAGGTGAAACGGAAGAAGAGTTCATGGAAACTTATCACTTCATTCGTGACCATAAGTTTTCGGAACTTCATGTGTTCCCTTATTCAAAGAGAACGGGCACACCTGCCGCTCGCATGGAAGATCAGGTGGATGAAGAAGTCAAAAATGAACGCGTGCACCGTTTGTTAACATTGAACGATCAATTAGCAAAAAATTATGCTGCGCGTTTTGAAGGCGAAGTACTCGAGGTTATTCCAGAAGAAAGCTTTAAGCACGACACTGAGCAAAATCTCTATGTAGGCTATACAGATAACTATTTGAAAGTAGTCTTACCTGCAGATGAAACGATGATCGGACAAATTGTAAAAGTAAAAATCACAAAAGCGGGCTATCCTTACAATGAGGGTCAACCTGTTCGTGTACTTACAGAGGAAAAAATCACGATGTAA
- the deoC gene encoding deoxyribose-phosphate aldolase, with amino-acid sequence MTTNYAAYIDHTLLKAEATKQQVLELCEEAKKYSFASVCINPTWVKTAAEALQGTDVKVCTVIGFPLGASTSEVKAFEAKDAIANGATEVDMVINIGALQSGLLEQVQKDIVAVVQAAQDQALVKVIIETSLLDDIQKRTACELAVLAGADFVKTSTGFSTGGATPEDVKLMRAVVGPTIGVKASGGVRSAEDVDRMIESGATRIGASSGVAIMQGLSSSADY; translated from the coding sequence TTGACTACAAATTATGCCGCTTATATCGATCATACGCTGTTAAAGGCAGAAGCAACAAAACAGCAAGTGCTGGAATTATGTGAAGAAGCCAAAAAATATTCTTTCGCTTCTGTTTGTATTAATCCGACTTGGGTAAAAACAGCTGCAGAAGCCTTACAAGGCACAGATGTAAAAGTATGCACTGTGATCGGCTTCCCTTTAGGCGCGAGCACTTCCGAAGTTAAAGCTTTTGAGGCTAAAGACGCGATTGCCAACGGTGCAACAGAAGTAGATATGGTCATCAATATAGGTGCATTACAAAGTGGATTGCTTGAACAAGTCCAAAAGGATATCGTAGCCGTCGTACAAGCGGCACAAGATCAGGCTTTAGTGAAAGTGATCATCGAAACGTCCTTGCTGGATGATATCCAAAAACGTACAGCCTGTGAATTGGCGGTACTCGCAGGAGCGGACTTCGTCAAAACATCGACTGGCTTTTCTACTGGCGGTGCGACTCCAGAAGACGTGAAGCTAATGCGTGCTGTTGTAGGGCCCACGATTGGAGTTAAAGCAAGTGGCGGTGTTCGCAGTGCAGAAGACGTAGATCGTATGATCGAGTCAGGTGCAACGCGCATCGGTGCGAGTTCAGGCGTGGCGATCATGCAAGGTCTCTCATCGTCAGCCGATTATTGA
- the rpsU gene encoding 30S ribosomal protein S21: MTKTVVRKNESLEDALRRFKRTVSKSGTIQESRKREFYDKPSVKRKKKSEAARKRKF, from the coding sequence ATGACTAAGACAGTCGTTCGCAAAAATGAATCACTTGAAGACGCTCTTCGCCGCTTCAAACGTACTGTATCCAAGAGTGGTACAATACAAGAGAGTAGAAAGCGTGAATTCTATGATAAGCCAAGCGTAAAACGTAAAAAGAAATCAGAAGCTGCACGTAAGCGCAAGTTCTAA
- a CDS encoding NfeD family protein produces the protein MTKMIRSVFLLILFISTIALPFIHSDAAETKVYQVPLHQEVEKGLHAFLQRSFKEAKAEGAETIVLDIDTPGGFVDAADQIAKLMKATDDVKIVAFINDRALSAGAFLALYADEIYMTPNGSIGAAQVIDGSGNAAETKANSYWLAQMKNAAKHSGRDPQYALAMANPEIDLPDLRAQKGELLTLTADEAEQVEYSEGTVATFDELLKKLDLEDAQVISTAETFTEKMARFITNPVVVPILLSVASLGLIVELYSPGFGVPGSMGLTALFLFFYGHTVAGLAGYETLILFLLGVALIIAEFFVAGGIAGIFGILAIIGSILLAGTNLAFMAISVLIAIAVALIGAVVIMKFFGKKLHLLNKIILMVTMDTESGYVSNKNRKELLQKVATTITPLYPSGVAEVDGERIDVVSEGRYIESGKEVVIVEVEGFRIVVREKKKEEEQGL, from the coding sequence ATGACTAAAATGATTAGGTCAGTTTTTCTGCTCATTTTATTCATCAGTACAATCGCATTGCCTTTTATACACTCAGACGCAGCTGAAACAAAAGTATATCAAGTACCCCTTCACCAAGAAGTAGAAAAGGGGCTGCATGCCTTCTTGCAGCGTTCATTTAAAGAAGCCAAAGCTGAAGGCGCAGAGACGATTGTGTTGGATATAGACACTCCTGGAGGCTTTGTAGATGCTGCCGATCAAATCGCAAAGCTGATGAAAGCAACTGACGATGTCAAGATTGTCGCATTCATTAATGATCGAGCACTATCTGCTGGTGCTTTTCTTGCGCTTTATGCAGATGAAATTTACATGACACCAAATGGTTCGATCGGGGCTGCACAAGTGATTGATGGATCTGGAAATGCAGCAGAAACAAAAGCCAATAGTTATTGGTTGGCGCAAATGAAAAATGCCGCAAAGCACTCAGGTCGTGATCCACAATATGCACTGGCGATGGCCAACCCTGAGATTGATCTGCCGGACTTGCGTGCACAAAAAGGGGAACTTCTGACTCTCACTGCTGACGAAGCCGAACAGGTGGAGTACAGTGAAGGAACAGTGGCTACATTTGATGAATTACTGAAGAAGCTAGACTTGGAAGATGCACAAGTCATTTCTACAGCGGAAACGTTTACAGAGAAAATGGCTCGATTCATCACCAATCCGGTCGTTGTACCGATTTTACTTTCCGTTGCGAGTCTCGGATTGATTGTAGAATTATATTCACCAGGCTTTGGTGTGCCGGGAAGCATGGGGCTAACCGCTTTATTCTTATTCTTCTACGGACATACAGTAGCAGGTCTCGCAGGTTATGAGACATTGATATTGTTCTTGCTCGGTGTCGCGCTCATCATTGCTGAATTCTTTGTTGCGGGAGGAATAGCAGGGATTTTCGGGATCTTGGCTATCATAGGAAGTATTTTACTGGCAGGCACAAATTTAGCATTCATGGCAATCTCGGTACTAATTGCGATAGCCGTAGCATTGATAGGAGCGGTGGTTATTATGAAATTCTTCGGTAAAAAACTCCATCTATTGAATAAAATCATTTTAATGGTTACTATGGATACGGAAAGCGGTTACGTCTCCAATAAAAATCGTAAGGAGTTATTGCAGAAAGTTGCAACAACCATTACACCACTTTATCCATCCGGTGTCGCTGAAGTAGATGGTGAACGGATCGATGTTGTATCAGAAGGTCGTTACATCGAAAGTGGTAAAGAAGTAGTGATTGTAGAGGTAGAAGGCTTTAGAATCGTTGTGAGAGAGAAGAAGAAAGAGGAGGAACAAGGCTTATGA
- the floA gene encoding flotillin-like protein FloA (flotillin-like protein involved in membrane lipid rafts) translates to MGLGTIGLVAAVFIIIIVLAIFFTFVPVTLWISAIAAGVRVSIFTLIGMRLRRVIPNRVVNPLIKAHKAGLTVSINQLESHYLAGGNVDRVVNALIAAQRANIELTFERAQAIDLAGRDVLEAVQMSVNPKVIETPFIAGVAMNGIEVKAKARITVRANIDRLVGGAGEDTVVARVGEGIVSTIGSSISHAKVLENPDLISQTVLKKGLDSGTAFEILSIDIADVDIGKNIGAELQTEQAMADKNIAQAKAEERRAMAVANEQEMKAKTQEMRSKVVGAEAEVPLAMAEALRSGNIGIMDYMNYKNIQADTSMRDSISKTGSDQQPKKDQ, encoded by the coding sequence ATGGGACTAGGAACAATTGGACTGGTAGCAGCAGTCTTTATCATCATCATCGTACTGGCGATATTCTTTACATTCGTTCCAGTGACGCTGTGGATTTCCGCAATTGCGGCAGGCGTACGAGTAAGTATCTTCACATTAATCGGTATGCGTTTACGTCGAGTTATTCCGAATCGAGTCGTGAACCCGTTGATCAAAGCACATAAAGCGGGTCTGACAGTATCGATTAACCAATTGGAAAGTCATTACCTTGCTGGTGGTAACGTAGACCGCGTAGTGAATGCGTTAATCGCTGCGCAACGTGCAAACATTGAATTGACGTTTGAAAGAGCACAAGCGATCGATTTAGCAGGACGTGACGTACTAGAAGCAGTTCAAATGTCCGTTAATCCGAAAGTAATTGAAACGCCATTTATCGCAGGTGTTGCGATGAACGGTATCGAAGTAAAAGCAAAAGCGCGTATTACAGTTCGTGCCAACATCGACCGTCTTGTCGGTGGTGCGGGTGAAGATACAGTTGTTGCTCGTGTTGGTGAAGGGATCGTATCTACAATCGGTTCTTCTATCAGCCACGCGAAAGTACTAGAAAATCCAGATCTGATTTCCCAAACGGTACTGAAAAAAGGGTTGGATTCAGGTACAGCGTTTGAAATCCTCTCCATTGATATTGCCGACGTAGATATCGGTAAAAACATCGGTGCAGAACTTCAGACTGAACAAGCGATGGCAGATAAAAATATTGCCCAAGCAAAAGCAGAAGAACGTCGCGCAATGGCTGTTGCGAACGAACAAGAGATGAAGGCGAAAACTCAAGAGATGCGTTCGAAAGTTGTGGGTGCAGAAGCTGAAGTACCTTTAGCTATGGCTGAAGCATTGCGCTCAGGCAATATCGGGATTATGGATTATATGAATTATAAAAATATCCAAGCAGATACAAGCATGCGGGATTCGATTAGCAAAACAGGCTCGGATCAACAACCAAAGAAAGATCAATAA
- a CDS encoding YabP/YqfC family sporulation protein → MKKLFALHPSIILDEFNSLRITGNYRLLALGEKSVSFQTNDYVMTVKGEDVTVLMLTEQHAHISIDELQEVTVRYTPDEGNSYES, encoded by the coding sequence ATGAAAAAATTATTCGCACTTCATCCATCCATTATTCTAGATGAATTCAACTCATTGCGGATTACTGGTAACTATCGCTTGCTTGCATTAGGCGAAAAATCCGTATCTTTTCAAACGAATGACTATGTCATGACTGTCAAAGGAGAAGATGTAACAGTTCTAATGCTGACTGAACAACACGCCCACATATCGATTGATGAACTACAGGAAGTGACGGTGCGCTATACGCCTGATGAAGGAAACAGCTATGAGTCCTAA
- a CDS encoding sporulation protein YqfD, whose amino-acid sequence MSPKRFEVQVKNVRNGSVFLSRLQREHVKISSLYVSGSAIFFETDTKGIQIIRRYRRKYHVKVQIRRKGLDTVQHRLFASLLFLIVCFIPLVASLFLWNITVESDVPEIAQRMETKMEKAQITAPSLLSKLPEEDEIRRLLMQDEPSLSWIRFSSVGTSLIISPMLAPLSTEVKEEVKEKPSHLVAKTGGVITRFALTRGERASIIHQTVKKGDMLATGILEQGEKTTVVGADGEVFADYWLECHFELPRTISYSIQGQENLNISWQKPWNGNQLKNISFRNPIIIDKTKETHIQEVFLEKGMEETIILPLIKYELLSKKTNERIIKEENILHVSFTNDKVSGTILFLLNENIAEKRPITQGD is encoded by the coding sequence ATGAGTCCTAAACGATTTGAAGTTCAGGTGAAAAATGTTCGTAACGGTTCTGTTTTTCTAAGTAGATTACAGAGAGAGCATGTTAAGATCAGTAGCTTGTACGTTTCCGGAAGCGCTATATTTTTTGAAACGGACACAAAGGGAATTCAGATCATCCGTCGTTACAGAAGAAAATACCATGTAAAAGTACAAATCAGGCGTAAAGGGTTGGATACTGTTCAGCATCGATTATTCGCTTCTTTATTATTTTTAATCGTCTGTTTCATTCCGCTAGTAGCCTCGTTGTTTCTGTGGAATATCACTGTGGAAAGTGATGTGCCCGAAATTGCGCAACGAATGGAGACAAAGATGGAAAAAGCACAAATTACAGCACCCTCTTTATTATCCAAATTACCAGAGGAGGATGAAATTCGTCGGCTGCTGATGCAAGATGAACCTTCTCTATCCTGGATCCGGTTTTCTAGCGTAGGCACTTCATTAATTATTTCACCGATGCTAGCGCCATTGTCGACCGAAGTGAAAGAAGAAGTGAAAGAAAAGCCATCTCATCTAGTAGCAAAAACAGGAGGGGTGATTACACGCTTTGCATTAACAAGAGGAGAAAGAGCGAGCATCATTCATCAAACGGTAAAAAAAGGCGATATGCTGGCGACAGGGATTTTAGAACAAGGAGAAAAAACAACAGTGGTAGGGGCGGACGGAGAAGTGTTTGCTGACTACTGGTTAGAATGTCATTTTGAATTACCGCGGACGATTAGTTATTCCATTCAAGGGCAGGAAAACCTAAATATCAGTTGGCAAAAGCCATGGAACGGTAATCAATTGAAAAATATTAGCTTTAGAAATCCGATTATTATCGATAAGACGAAAGAAACTCACATTCAGGAAGTGTTTTTGGAAAAAGGAATGGAAGAGACCATCATCTTGCCACTGATCAAGTATGAATTATTGTCAAAGAAAACAAATGAGCGCATAATTAAGGAAGAAAACATTTTACATGTATCCTTCACTAATGATAAAGTAAGTGGGACTATACTATTTTTACTTAATGAAAACATTGCTGAAAAACGACCTATAACTCAAGGAGACTGA
- a CDS encoding PhoH family protein, giving the protein MLLGISDQNMNLIEEELKISIHTRGETISISGEEEQAVVAKTLLEQLLKVIRKGININLRDVATAIEMAKNGTIEYFSSLYEEEIARNTKGKVIRAKTIGQREYVQAIRSKDLVFCIGPAGTGKTYLAVVMAVQAMKTGSVKRIVLTRPAVEAGESLGFLPGDLKEKVDPYLRPLYDALHDVLGAEHTERLMERGVIEIAPLAYMRGRTLDDAFVILDEAQNTTKAQMKMFLTRLGFGSKMVITGDKTQIDLPRGAESGLNVAEHILKKVQDIQFMYLEQGDVVRHPIVAKIIDAYEKEQSTN; this is encoded by the coding sequence ATGCTTCTTGGCATTTCCGATCAGAACATGAATCTGATCGAAGAAGAATTGAAAATCTCAATCCACACACGAGGCGAAACCATCTCGATCAGTGGAGAAGAAGAACAAGCGGTAGTCGCGAAAACATTGCTTGAGCAGTTACTAAAAGTTATCCGTAAAGGCATTAATATCAATTTACGCGATGTAGCAACGGCGATTGAAATGGCAAAGAACGGCACGATTGAATATTTCTCTTCTTTATACGAAGAAGAAATCGCACGCAACACAAAAGGAAAAGTTATTCGGGCAAAGACAATCGGACAAAGAGAATACGTCCAGGCGATCCGTTCAAAGGATTTGGTATTTTGTATCGGACCTGCCGGAACAGGAAAAACGTATCTCGCTGTCGTGATGGCAGTGCAGGCAATGAAAACAGGTTCAGTAAAACGAATCGTGTTGACCCGTCCTGCTGTTGAAGCCGGAGAGAGCTTAGGATTCCTTCCAGGCGACTTGAAAGAGAAAGTAGATCCATACCTTCGCCCGCTTTACGACGCGCTACACGACGTGCTAGGTGCCGAACATACGGAACGTCTTATGGAACGCGGTGTCATTGAAATTGCGCCTTTAGCGTATATGCGCGGTAGAACACTTGATGATGCATTCGTTATTTTGGATGAAGCCCAAAATACAACGAAAGCACAAATGAAAATGTTTTTAACTCGTCTCGGTTTTGGATCGAAGATGGTCATCACAGGTGATAAAACGCAAATTGATTTACCACGCGGTGCGGAATCGGGTCTCAATGTCGCAGAACATATTTTGAAAAAAGTGCAAGATATCCAGTTTATGTACTTGGAGCAAGGTGACGTAGTCCGACACCCAATTGTAGCGAAAATCATTGATGCATATGAGAAAGAGCAGTCAACTAATTAA